The following proteins are co-located in the Pseudomonas antarctica genome:
- the copD gene encoding copper homeostasis membrane protein CopD produces MATLLVLCRFLHFIVVLLMFGACVFRPWLLGAEPQPTLDRQLLRITRALAWLGLGSGVAWLLLITASMAGSWDAALQPATVQLVLGKTFFGQVWVWHLLLNLLLVIVLIKPWPVVRLPVSALLLATLAPIGHGAMLNGLSGQLLILNQVVHLVCVGAWLGGLLLLVLILRQSQARVLQPILQRFSGVGYALVAGLLVTGLINVRVLTGQLWPTPLFNGFALILLIKVLLVLGMLALALLNRLRIEHCEQRLGSLKASVMLEGLLGVCAVAAVSLLGTLPPMVMAG; encoded by the coding sequence ATGGCGACCCTGCTGGTGCTGTGCCGTTTCCTGCATTTCATCGTCGTGCTGTTGATGTTCGGGGCCTGTGTGTTCAGGCCCTGGCTCTTGGGCGCTGAACCGCAGCCGACACTGGACCGGCAACTGCTGCGCATCACCCGTGCCTTGGCGTGGCTGGGGCTGGGCTCCGGCGTGGCCTGGTTGCTGTTAATCACGGCGAGCATGGCCGGCAGTTGGGATGCGGCCCTGCAACCGGCAACCGTGCAATTGGTGCTGGGCAAAACCTTTTTCGGCCAGGTGTGGGTCTGGCATTTATTGCTGAACCTGCTGCTGGTAATCGTGTTGATCAAACCCTGGCCGGTAGTGCGCCTGCCGGTGAGCGCACTGCTGCTGGCGACGCTGGCCCCCATTGGCCACGGCGCCATGCTCAATGGGCTGAGCGGGCAATTGCTGATTCTGAACCAGGTGGTGCATTTAGTCTGCGTCGGTGCCTGGCTCGGCGGGCTGTTGTTGCTGGTGTTGATCCTCAGGCAGTCACAAGCGCGCGTGCTGCAACCTATCCTCCAACGCTTCAGCGGCGTGGGTTACGCCCTGGTCGCCGGCCTGCTGGTGACGGGTTTGATCAACGTGCGCGTGCTGACCGGGCAGCTGTGGCCCACGCCGCTGTTCAACGGGTTTGCCCTGATTCTGTTGATCAAAGTGCTGCTGGTGCTGGGCATGTTGGCGCTGGCGCTGCTGAACCGGCTACGCATCGAGCATTGCGAGCAACGGCTGGGGAGCTTGAAGGCCAGCGTGATGCTGGAAGGGCTGTTAGGCGTTTGTGCAGTCGCCGCTGTTTCCCTGCTTGGCACCCTTCCTCCGATGGTGATGGCCGGCTGA
- a CDS encoding SMP-30/gluconolactonase/LRE family protein: protein MSAELIVDARNAVGECPVWVPQENALYWVDIPNGGLQRWSAATGHVAAWKAPQMLACIARTTTGNWLAGMESGFFQLTPHNDGSLDTTLLASVEHPRPDMRLNDGRCDRQGRFWAGSMVLDMGLNAAEGTLYRYASGAAPQAQLSGFITLNGLAFSPDGRTMYASDSHPLVQQVWAFDYDIETGTPSNRRVFVDMQQYPGRPDGAAVDADGCYWICANDAGLIHRFTPEGRLDRSLSVPVKKPSMCAFGGSRLDTLFVTSIRDDQSEQSLAGGVFALDPGVQGLPEPTFAL from the coding sequence ATGAGTGCCGAATTGATTGTCGACGCCCGCAATGCCGTGGGCGAGTGCCCGGTGTGGGTGCCGCAGGAAAACGCGCTGTACTGGGTGGATATCCCCAACGGCGGCCTGCAACGCTGGAGCGCCGCCACCGGCCATGTCGCCGCCTGGAAAGCGCCGCAAATGCTTGCGTGCATTGCCCGCACCACAACGGGCAATTGGCTCGCCGGCATGGAAAGCGGTTTTTTCCAACTGACCCCGCACAACGATGGCAGCCTCGACACTACGCTTCTGGCGAGTGTCGAGCACCCGCGCCCGGACATGCGCCTCAACGATGGCCGCTGTGATCGCCAGGGCCGTTTCTGGGCCGGCAGCATGGTGCTGGACATGGGGTTGAACGCGGCCGAGGGCACCCTTTACCGCTACGCCTCAGGTGCGGCGCCGCAGGCTCAGTTAAGCGGTTTTATCACCCTGAATGGCCTGGCCTTCAGCCCTGACGGCCGCACAATGTACGCGTCGGACTCCCATCCGCTGGTGCAGCAGGTCTGGGCCTTCGATTACGACATCGAAACCGGCACGCCGTCCAATCGCCGTGTGTTTGTCGATATGCAGCAGTACCCCGGGCGCCCCGACGGCGCAGCGGTAGATGCCGACGGCTGCTATTGGATCTGCGCCAATGACGCCGGGCTGATTCACCGCTTCACCCCCGAGGGTCGCCTCGACCGTTCCCTGAGCGTGCCGGTGAAAAAACCCAGCATGTGCGCCTTTGGCGGCAGCCGCCTGGACACGTTGTTCGTCACCTCGATCCGTGACGACCAGAGTGAACAGTCACTGGCCGGCGGCGTATTCGCCCTGGACCCTGGCGTCCAGGGCCTGCCCGAACCGACCTTTGCCCTCTAA
- a CDS encoding NAD-dependent epimerase/dehydratase family protein — MTTTTTAPVPFNRLLLTGAAGGLGKVLRERLRPYAKVLRLSDIANMAPAVDAGEEVQPCDLADKQAVQQLVEGVDAILHFGGVSVERSFEEVLGANICGIFHIYEAARRQGVKRVIFASSNHVIGFYKQGETIDAHSPRRPDSYYGLSKSYGEDMASFYFDRYGIETVSIRIGSSFPEPQNRRMMHTWLSFDDLTQLLERALYTPNVGHTVVYGMSDNLDTWWDNRYAAHLGFAPKDTSEVFRAQVETLPPVAADDPAKRYQGGAFCAAGPFGD, encoded by the coding sequence ATGACCACCACCACAACCGCACCTGTTCCATTCAACCGCCTGCTGCTCACCGGTGCCGCCGGCGGGCTGGGTAAAGTCTTGCGCGAACGCCTGCGCCCTTACGCCAAGGTGCTGCGCCTGTCGGACATCGCCAACATGGCCCCGGCCGTCGATGCCGGCGAAGAAGTGCAGCCGTGCGACCTCGCCGATAAACAAGCCGTGCAACAGCTAGTAGAGGGCGTCGACGCCATCCTGCATTTCGGCGGCGTTTCGGTAGAGCGTTCGTTCGAAGAAGTGCTCGGCGCGAATATCTGCGGCATTTTCCACATCTATGAAGCCGCCCGCCGCCAGGGTGTAAAGCGCGTGATCTTCGCCAGCTCCAACCACGTGATCGGTTTCTACAAGCAAGGCGAAACCATCGACGCACATTCGCCGCGCCGCCCGGACAGCTACTACGGGTTGTCCAAGTCCTACGGTGAAGACATGGCGAGTTTCTACTTTGATCGCTATGGCATCGAGACCGTGAGCATCCGCATCGGCTCCTCGTTCCCCGAGCCGCAAAACCGCAGGATGATGCACACCTGGCTGAGTTTCGATGACCTGACTCAATTGCTCGAACGCGCGCTGTACACGCCGAACGTCGGCCACACCGTGGTCTATGGCATGTCGGATAACCTCGACACCTGGTGGGACAACCGCTACGCCGCGCACCTGGGTTTTGCGCCCAAGGACACTTCTGAAGTGTTCAGGGCGCAGGTCGAAACGCTGCCACCCGTCGCTGCCGATGACCCGGCGAAGCGCTATCAAGGCGGCGCATTCTGCGCGGCGGGACCGTTCGGTGACTGA
- the copC gene encoding copper homeostasis periplasmic binding protein CopC, which yields MLIKKALTTVTLLASLLGASAAFAHAHLKSETPAADSTVAAPADVRLTFSEGVEATFTKVSLSKDGTEVAVKGLETPDADKKTLVVTPAAPLAAGTYKVVWNAVSVDTHKSNGEYSFKVGQ from the coding sequence ATGTTGATCAAGAAAGCCCTGACCACCGTCACTCTGCTCGCTTCTCTGCTGGGCGCCTCGGCGGCATTTGCCCATGCCCACCTGAAAAGCGAAACGCCCGCCGCCGACAGCACTGTCGCAGCGCCCGCTGACGTGCGCCTGACCTTCAGCGAAGGCGTCGAAGCAACCTTCACCAAGGTGTCCCTGAGCAAGGACGGCACCGAAGTCGCGGTCAAAGGCCTGGAAACGCCCGACGCCGACAAGAAAACCCTGGTGGTGACGCCTGCCGCCCCACTGGCCGCCGGCACCTACAAAGTGGTGTGGAACGCGGTGTCGGTCGACACCCACAAGAGCAACGGTGAATACAGCTTCAAGGTCGGCCAATAA
- a CDS encoding OprD family porin, whose translation MSQFARNSSSRIGLIGLSSLAFTLPLNAQADGFIDDATATLNLRNAYFNRNFTNPTYPQAKAEEWTQNFILDAKSGFTQGTVGFGLDVLGLYSQKLDGGKGTGGTQLLPIGSDGRPADNFGRLGVALKTKLSKTELKVGEWMPVLPILRSDDGRSLPQTFRGGQVTSNEIAGLTLYGGQFRSNSPRNDGSMEDMFMNGKAAFTSNRFNFGGGEYSFNDKHTQVGVWYAELSDIYQQQFFNLTHSQPVGDWTLGANLGYFNGKEDGSALAGDLNNKTLSALLSARYNGNTFYVGLQKLTGDSLWMRVNGTSGGTLANDSYNSSYDNAREKSWQVRHDFNFVVLGIPGLTMMNRYISGSNVHTGAITDGKEWGRESELAYTVQSGALKDLNVRWRNSTLRRDFSNNEFDENRIFISYPISLL comes from the coding sequence GTGAGTCAATTCGCCCGCAATTCCTCCTCACGTATCGGCCTTATCGGTCTAAGCAGCCTGGCGTTCACTCTTCCCCTCAACGCCCAGGCCGACGGTTTTATCGATGACGCCACGGCCACGCTCAACCTGCGCAACGCCTACTTCAACCGTAACTTCACCAACCCGACCTATCCCCAGGCCAAGGCCGAAGAGTGGACGCAGAACTTCATCCTCGATGCCAAATCGGGCTTCACCCAGGGCACCGTGGGTTTCGGGCTTGATGTGTTGGGGCTGTATTCGCAGAAGCTCGATGGCGGTAAAGGCACCGGGGGCACCCAACTGCTACCGATCGGCAGTGACGGCCGCCCCGCTGACAATTTCGGGCGCCTGGGCGTGGCGCTGAAAACCAAACTGTCGAAGACCGAATTGAAAGTCGGCGAATGGATGCCGGTGCTGCCGATCCTGCGTTCGGACGATGGTCGCTCCCTGCCCCAGACCTTTCGCGGTGGCCAGGTTACCTCCAATGAAATCGCCGGGCTGACACTCTATGGCGGGCAGTTTCGCAGTAACAGCCCGCGTAACGATGGGAGCATGGAAGACATGTTCATGAACGGCAAAGCCGCGTTCACCTCCAACCGTTTCAATTTCGGCGGCGGCGAATACAGCTTCAACGACAAGCACACTCAAGTCGGCGTGTGGTACGCCGAGCTGAGCGATATCTACCAGCAACAGTTTTTCAACCTGACGCACAGCCAGCCCGTGGGCGACTGGACCCTGGGCGCCAACCTCGGTTACTTCAACGGCAAGGAAGACGGCAGTGCCCTGGCCGGAGACTTGAACAACAAGACCCTCTCCGCACTGCTCTCGGCCCGATACAACGGCAACACCTTCTATGTGGGCTTGCAGAAACTGACCGGCGATAGCTTGTGGATGAGGGTTAATGGCACCAGCGGCGGCACCCTGGCCAACGACAGCTACAACTCCAGTTATGACAACGCCAGGGAAAAGTCCTGGCAAGTGCGCCATGACTTCAACTTCGTAGTGCTCGGCATTCCCGGGCTGACCATGATGAACCGCTATATCAGCGGCAGTAACGTACACACCGGTGCGATCACGGATGGCAAGGAATGGGGCCGCGAATCGGAACTGGCCTACACCGTGCAGAGTGGCGCGTTGAAGGATTTGAACGTGCGCTGGAGGAATTCGACCCTGCGTCGGGATTTCAGCAACAATGAATTCGATGAAAATCGGATCTTTATCAGTTACCCGATTTCCTTGTTGTAA